The following coding sequences lie in one Pungitius pungitius chromosome 18, fPunPun2.1, whole genome shotgun sequence genomic window:
- the polm gene encoding DNA-directed DNA/RNA polymerase mu: MVPFKRRKLLCSAAGSHTGSHTGAAGSHTGSHTGSHTGSQTGSHTGSQEGTRFPQVVLFLLQRKMGASRRRFLSQLGEKKGFQVEQLLSKRVTHVICENNSSEEVRTWLRSEVGGQTAAHLLDVSWFTESMKAGRPVEVLDRHKLQEQQVEEVEVFTTPSYACQRRTTLDNHNAVLTDALSLLAENAELSGEDGRGVAFRRAAAALKALPQPVTDMTQLGGVPCLGGHSLRVIKDVLESGASPEVEALRRSERFKALKVLTGIFGVGVKTAGRWVGEGIHTLRQLEDSGPTLNRAQRAGLRHHGDLHRPVGRAQAAAVAGVVEAAARSVLPGARVTLIGGFRRGKLTGHDVDFLITHPEEGREVGLMPKLVSWLHSRGFLLYQKTTSNSYLEAAEGPARPASNMDRFERCFSIFKLQEEEEAEEAGRGDEGPRRPWRAVRVDLVVSPFSQFAFALLGWTGSKLFERELRRWAGREKNMCLSSHALYDHRQSRYLRASSEEEIFAHLGLEYIPPSERNA, encoded by the exons ATGGTGCCTTTCAAGAGGAGGAAGCTCCTCTGCTCCGCCGCTGGGAGCCACACTGGGAGCCACACTGGGGCCGCTGGGAGCCACACTGGGAGCCACACTGGGAGCCACACTGGGAGCCAGACTGGGAGCCACACTGGGAGCCAGGAGGGGACCAGGTTCCCTCAGGttgtgttgttcctgctgcagaggaagaTGGGAGCCAGTCGGAGACGTTTTCTCTCTCAGCTCGGGGAGAAGAAAGGATTCCAGGTGGAGCAGCTGCTCAG TAAGAGAGTCACACATGTCATCTGTGAGAATAACTCCAGTGAGGAGGTCAGAACTTGGCTGAGATCGGAGGTCGGAGGTCAAACAGCTGCTCACCTGCTGGACGTCAGCTGGTTCACAGAGAGCATGAAGGCGGGACGTCCTGTCGAAGTCCTGGACCGACACAAGCTGCAG gagcagcaggtggaagAGGTGGAGGTGTTTACTACACCCAGCTACGCCTGTCAGAGACGGACCACTCTGGACAACCACAACGCTGTCCTCACC GACGCCCTGTCGCTGCTGGCTGAAAACGCCGAGCTCAGCGGCGAGGACGGCCGAGGCGTCGCCTTTCgccgggccgccgccgccctgaAGGCCCTCCCCCAGCCGGTGACGGACATGACGCAGCTCGGGGGGGTCCCGTGTCTCGGGGGTCATTCGCTCAGAGTCATCAAG GACGTCCTGGAGAGCGGAGCGTCGCCTGAGGTCGAAGCTCTGAGGCGGTCTGAGCGCTTTAAAGCGCTGAAG GTGTTAACCGGTATCTTCGGGGTTGGCGTGAAGACGGCGGGGCGGTGGGTCGGGGAGGGGATCCACACCCTGAGGCAGCTTGAGGACTCCGGGCCGACCCTGAACCGAGCCCAGCGAGCGGGCCTCCGTCACCACGGCGACCTCCACCGGCCCGTTGGCAGGGCCCAGGCCGCCGCCGTGGCCGGCGTGGTGGAGGCCGCCGCCCGCTCCGTGCTGCCGGGGGCTCGGGTCACTCTGATCGGGGGGTTCAGGAG GGGGAAGCTGACGGGCCACGACGTGGACTTCCTGATCACGCACCCCGAGGAGGGCAGGGAGGTGGGACTGATGCCCAAACTGGTCTCCTGGCTCCACTCTCGG ggtttcctCTTGTACCAGAAAACCACCAGCAACTCCTACCTGGAGGCCGCGGAGGGACCCGCCCGACCCGCCTCCAACATGGACCGCTTCGAGCGGTGCTTCTCCATCttcaagctgcaggaggaggaggaggcggaggaggcggggcgAGGAGACGAGGGACCCCGGCGGCCCTGGAGGGCCGTGAGGGTGGACCTGGTGGTCTCTCCCTTCAGCCAGTTCGCCTTCGCCCTGCTGGGCTGGACCGGCTCCAAG CTGTTCGAGAGGGAGCTGAGGCGCTGGGCGGGCCGCGAGAAGAACATGTGTCTGAGCAGCCACGCCCTGTACGACCACCGCCAG AGCCGATACCTGAGGGCTTCTTCAGAGGAGGAGATCTTTGCTCACCTGGGTCTGGAGTACATTCCTCCGTCGGAGAGGAACGCCTGA